The Kineothrix sp. IPX-CK genomic interval GGAGGCGCTCAAAGGTTCCCTCAGAATGGTCGGAAACCATTCGCAGAGTGCAAAGGCATAAGGGAGCTTGACTGCGACACCGACGGGTGGAGCAGGTAGGAAACTAGGACTTAGTGATCCGGTGGTATAACGTGGGATTGCCATCGCTCAACGGATAAAAGCTACCCTGGGGATAACAGGCTTATCACTCCCAAGAGTTCACATCGACGGAGTGGTTTGGCACCTCGATGTCGGCTCATCGCATCCTGGGGCTGTAGTAGGTCCCAAGGGTTGGGCTGTTCGCCCATTAAAGCGGTACGCGAGCTGGGTTCAGAACGTCGTGAGACAGTTCGGTCCCTATCCGGCGCAGGCGTAGGATATCTGAGAGGAGCTGTCCTTAGTACGAGAGGACCGGGATGGACGGACCGCTGGTGTATCTGTTAGGTACCAGACCTATGGCAGAGTAGCCAAGTCCGGCAGGGATAAACGCTGAAGGCATCTAAGCGTGAAGCCCCCCTCAAGATGAGATATCCCATACAAAGCTTGCTTTGTATTAAGACCCCTTGGAGAGTACGAGGTAGATAGGCTTAAGGTGGAAGCGCAGCAATGCGTGGAGCTGATAAGTACTAATCGGTCGAGGGCTTATCCTTGTAAGGCTGGTTAATGAGTAATGAGTAAAGAACACTCATAAGACACTCATAATGAGTAGAAAACACTCATAAGACGCTCATAAGAGACAGGAAAGAAACGGATGGAAGAGATAGGAGAGAGTGACAGGTGAACAACACCTGTAGTAGGTAGATTTCCGAAAGGGAAGAAGCCTGTTGGTATTCGGTTTTGAGGGTATGGCCCCTTAAAGAAACAGATTCCTCGATAGCTCAATGGTAGAGCACGCGGCTGTTAACCGCGGGGTTGTAGGTTCGAGCCCTACTCGGGGAGTAACAAGTAGAGGACACTTGTAACAAGTAGAGGACACTTGTAGCAAGTAAGAAATACTTGTAACTAGTATAAGACACTAGTAAGGAAGTACCTGACCGTGGCGAGGTCCACAGGAAAGAGATAAGGCTCCGTGGTCAAGCGGTCAAGACACCGCCCTTTCACGGCGGTAACACGGGTTCGATTCCCGTCGGAGTCATTTTAAGTCGATAAGTTACAGCACATCAATAAGATTTTTGATTGATGCTAATTGACTGTGGTTTATCGATTTGTTATAATTACATTTGATATGGCGTCTTAGCCAAGTGGTAAGGCATGGGACTGCAACTCCCTGATCATCGGTTCAAATCCGTTAGACGCCTCTCTTTAGAACCCCGAAAGTATTGATTTTACGGGGTTTTTTCTTATTCATAAAAACTGTTTTCACTCTTTTAGACCTCTACCTCCGTTTTTTCATTCATCATTTTCCCAATATTTCTAATTTTTCTAAGCATCGTTCTAAATCAAATAAAGTTGTTTCATAGGGTAACCATCAAATGACTGGTTTTAATCGTTCAGCATATCCACTAGATTATGTTTTCCAATTTCATCCGTATGTAAGTACGTTCTTATAACGACTTTGTAATTGTCACCCAGCAGCTCGGCTACCGCTTTAATTCTTGGTGACTTGAAGTTTTGCTTAATAGCTTTGTTGCAAAGGTATGCCGCAGTGTGTGTGAACTATAATGCTTTATTCCACATTTTCTTAGAATGCGATTCAAAGTTTCTTGGATATTTCTGTTTGTAGGAAATCTTCCATCTTTTGAAATTGCCATAAGTTCACCTGCACGCAATCCGGTATTTAACATAAGTACCAGGGCTGTACCATAGCGGTACTTTAGAGTCCCATACCTCTTATTGCTTAGAGCTATTTCTTTCATTTTTTAAAGGCATTCTTCAGGCAAAATTTCAATCTCTTTGGTTACTATTCCAACAGCAGATTCGTCCGGTAGTTCTACCGTTGCAAAAGGATCCTAACTTTCAGGAAAATCCTTCTCTTCCTTTCCATGCTTTATCATTGAGCGTGAAAAAGATAAGCTTTATTGATTGTGGATAAGCTATACTTGTCCTGCAAATCATTTACCATTCTTACCTCTGAAGGTTGTGCCATCGCCTTTGTTGCGCCGAGTTTTTGTTACTTTTTCATTTGTCATAGATTTAGCACCTTTCATCGAAAAGAACTTCTCTATGCAAATAAGTAATAACACCATCGATTGACAAGGTCACACACGGTTGGATAGGACCTTGTCAATCAATGGTAACTATTATATTTAGATAGATTTTACATAAAAGTAACCTAAAGAAGATAGAAAAGAATTCCTAAATTGGTTACCATGGTATTATTGTTCGTTGCTATAAAAAGAAGGAAGGAGTTAAAAATGGATATTACAATCAAAGACTTGACCAAGTCTTATGAAAATTTTAGAGCAGTTGATGGAATGAATTTACATATAAAGGACGGAGAACTTGTTGGGTTATTAGGACCATCTGGTTGTGGAAAATCTACTACTTTATTTATGCTAGCTGGATTGCTGGAGCCTACGGAAGGAAAAATATTTTTCGGAGAGTTTGATATTACAAAAATTCCTCCTGAGGATCGTGAAATTGGATTGGTTTTTCAAAACTATGCGCTATATCCGCATATGACAGTAGAAGATAACATTATGTTTCCTCTGATTAACCGGAAGGTGAATAAGAATAAAGCAAGAGAACGTGTTTATGAAATGGCAAAACTGGTAAAAATGGAAGACTTGATGAAGCGTAAGCCAAAGTCTTTATCCGGTGGGCAACAGCAACGGGTGGCTATTGCAAGAGCTCTTGTGAAAGAGCCGAAGGTTCTTTTGCTTGATGAGCCCCTTTCTAATCTGGATGCAAAGTTACGTATAGATATGAGGGAAGAAATCAGACGTATCCAGAAGAAAGTAGGAATAACGACCATTTTTGTTACTCATGATCAGGAAGAGGCTATGAGTATTTCAGATCGTATTGCTGTAATGGAAAAGGGAATTGTGCAGCAATATGAAGTACCACAGGGAATGTATTTAAATCCTAAAAATCTTTTTGTGGCACAGTTTTTAGGAATGCCTCAAATTAATTGCTTCCCAGCAAGGGTGATTGAAAAAGAGTTATGGTGTGAAGATGTAATGCTTTGCGGTGAGTGTAATTTAGAAAATGGCGACTATACCGTTGGAATACGTCCTGAAGCATTTGAGATTTGTGAAGAAGGAATTGAAGTTGAGGCATTACAAACTCGAATGACAGGAAAGGATTTGTTAATATATTTTTCTTTGGCAGGTCAGGATATGAAAGCGTTAGTCCATTCTGATATGCAGATTAGTGAAGGAAGTAAATTTCATATTCGGATTAGAAAACATCATATTGTAGTGTTTGATGAAAATGGAAAGACCATAAATAAATGTTGAATAATAGATTAGATTGAAAATAAATTTTTACAGCATAATAAATTACGCTTCCAAATATTGTGCCTAATATGTGCAGGCATATATGGTTCGAGGTTTGCAGGGCGTGAGAAAGGCATTGTTTTTGTATGAAGAAATCGAGTTTAAAGGGATATCTATACTTAATGCCGGCACTGATTATCATTTTAGTGTTTACAGCATATCCACTGATAAGAGTAATACTAATGAGTTTTTATGAGGATTACAGCATTATTAGCGGTAATCATAATGGCATCGGATTTGCAAATTATAAAGAGCTTTTTGATGATAAAGTGTTTTTAAAGGCGTTAAGAAACACGGGGATTTATGTTGTTTTCGTGGTGCCATGTTCGATAGTGCTATCTCTGTTGCTTGCAGTACTGCTAAACAGTAAAATACGATTAAAAGGTTTTTTTCAAGCCTTGTTTTTTCTTCCTTACGTGACAAGTGTAATTGCAATTGGTATTGTATGGAGCTGGATTTTTAACAGCAACTATGGATTATTAAATTATATACTTGGTATATTTCACATTGAAGGAATACCCTGGCTCAATTCGCCGGATTATGCTCTTTGGGCGCTGATTATTTTCAGCATATGGAAGAGTTTGGCATTTGATATTCTTATTTTTTTGGCGGGATTACAGACAATATCACCGGATTTGTATCATGCGGCACGGGTGGATTCCACACCGAAACGGAGGGTGTTTTTTAAGATTACAGTGCCGTTATTATCTCCGATGATCACCTACGCATTTGTTATGGGGATGATCAACGCCTTTAAGGTATATAATGAAGTCTTTTCTTTATTTAATGGAAAGGCGGGACCCGCAAATAGTGCTATCACTGTTGTGTATTACATATATGACAAATTTTATAATAGCGCTGAATATGGAGTAGCTGCTGCAGGAGCTGTGGTTTTATTTGCAATTATTCTAGGGCTAACTATGTTTCAAATGAAGTTAAGAGGGAATAAAGCAGAGAAGTAGATGGGAGTCAGGCATGAAGGATAAAAAGTATCAACATTATATATATACTATGGTTAAATACATAATTCTGATTATCGGAGGAATATTTACACTTCTTCCATTTGTCTGGATGATCAGTTCTTCCCTGAAAACCGGATCGGAAATCGTAAGGATACCATTGGTTCTTTTTCCGGAGTATCCCCAGTTTAATAACTACGTTATGGCATGGGAAGCAGCTCCGTTTGCACGATATATGATAAATACAGTTTTGGTAAGTGTTTTAACTACAATAGGGGTATTGATTACAACTACTTTAGCAGCATTTGCATTTTCAAGATTAGAATTTCCGGGCAAGAAAATTGTATTTTCTTTATTGGTAGCCACTTTAATGATTCCTGGGGAGATGTTGATTATTACTAATTTTATAACGATTACAAAGTTGAAATGGATTGACTCTTATCAGGCATTGATTGTTCCATGGCTGTCAAATGTCTTTTATATTTATTTGCTGACACAGTTTTTTATACAAGTTCCTGAATCCCTATATTTGGCGGCAAAAGTAGACAAGTGCAGTGATTTTAAATATATGGTAAATATTATGGTACCAATAAACAAAAATGCATTGGTGACAATTGCAATCTTAAATTTTATAGGTTCATGGAATTCCTTTATGTGGCCGCTTTTAGTTACAAATTCGCAGAATATGCGTTTGTTGTCCAATGGATTGATTCGTTTCCAGACGGAAGCAGGTTCTTCTTATGAATTGATTATGGCGGCATCCTGTATTTTAGTTATGCCAATTGTTCTCTTATATATTTTTTTAAGAAGACATATCATTGAGGGAGTTGTAATGGGTGGAATCAAGGGATAAGCCAGTATTACTGGTTCAAATATATCCAACGGAGTTAAAATGAAATAATTTTAAGATTATAAATGAGAGGAGAAAACATGAAATTTAAAAAATTATTAACAGGGTTATTCCTGACAACTCTTACAGCAGTAGCTTTTACAGGCTGTGGACAAAACGATAGTGGTCAGACGGAAGCAACAAATATTGAGACTGAGGTACCGGAAAGTGAAAGTGTAACACAGTCAGAAAGTGATAGCAGTCAGGAAGAGGCAGCGGCTGCCCAGCCGGCGGAAATTGAATTTTGGCATGCAATGAGTGGACAACAGGAAACTACCCTGGCAAGTCTTACCGATCAGTTTAACAATGAAAATGAATATGGAATCAAAGTAACACTTGTGAATCAGGGCGGCTACAATGATCTAAATACAAAACTGACTGCGAATGCGGTTGCAGACACACTTCCTGATATGGCACAGGCATATAATAATTGGCTTACACCTTATTTAGACAAAGTAATTCACCTGGACGATTTTGTGGCAAATAATTTTGATAATTACGATGATATTATTGAAGGATACCGTGACGAAACAAGTCAGTTTGAATTTATCAGTGGTGTGCCTTTTAACAAAAGTACATATGTGTATTTCTATAACAAGACCTTGTTTGATGAACTTGGATTAACACCACCTAAGGCATGGGAGGATTTGGTTACCATTGGTGAAAAGTTTAAAAGAGAAAAAAATATGGTTTCCTTAGGCTATGATGATCTGGCAGGAATGCTGGAAGCGGATTTGAACCAGAATAGTGTGGAATATATTTCCAAAGAAGGAGCTTTATTTAACAGCGAGGGTGGACTTGAAACAATACAATTCATTTTGGATCTTTATGGAAATGGATATGCCCGCCTTGCAGGAGAAGATGGATATTTCTCCGGTCCGTTAAGTAACCAGATCATTGCAGCCTATGTTGGTTCCAGTACAGGTGTATCCTATATTGATACATCATCAGGGTGGGAATTGGGAGTAGCACCACTTCCGGGTAACAAGGTAAATGCAGCAAATCAGGCAGGAACAAATTTAGTAATGTTTTCAACTGATGAAAACAAACAAAATGCCGCTTGGGAATACATGAAGTTTTTAACCTCCACGGATGCTACTTTGCAATGGGCAATGGAAACCGGATACCTTCCTATTCGTACATCAGCTTATGAATCGGAAACCTATCAGAGCTTTATGAAGACAGATGCGACATCGACAGCGGCATATTCCCAGTCAGAATGTTTCTTTAGTACACCAACTTTTGATGGCAGTTATGATGTTATGTCGACTGTAAATTCCAAAATGGAAGAATTTATATTAAATGGGACAGAAGCAGAGACGGCTTTGGAAGAGTTAGTAGATGCGATAAATGCTCAAGTACAGTAATTACCTTTAATTGATAGTATTCGCTCCGCATACGTCCGGTACGCGGAGCGAAATTTGCTTGCAGGGATAAAAATTTGGCCTTTGCGGCAGTTTTACTATAATAGTATTAGTA includes:
- a CDS encoding tyrosine-type recombinase/integrase, producing MKEIALSNKRYGTLKYRYGTALVLMLNTGLRAGELMAISKDGRFPTNRNIQETLNRILRKCGIKHYSSHTLRHTFATKLLSKTSSHQELKR
- a CDS encoding ABC transporter ATP-binding protein; amino-acid sequence: MDITIKDLTKSYENFRAVDGMNLHIKDGELVGLLGPSGCGKSTTLFMLAGLLEPTEGKIFFGEFDITKIPPEDREIGLVFQNYALYPHMTVEDNIMFPLINRKVNKNKARERVYEMAKLVKMEDLMKRKPKSLSGGQQQRVAIARALVKEPKVLLLDEPLSNLDAKLRIDMREEIRRIQKKVGITTIFVTHDQEEAMSISDRIAVMEKGIVQQYEVPQGMYLNPKNLFVAQFLGMPQINCFPARVIEKELWCEDVMLCGECNLENGDYTVGIRPEAFEICEEGIEVEALQTRMTGKDLLIYFSLAGQDMKALVHSDMQISEGSKFHIRIRKHHIVVFDENGKTINKC
- a CDS encoding sugar ABC transporter permease, which encodes MKKSSLKGYLYLMPALIIILVFTAYPLIRVILMSFYEDYSIISGNHNGIGFANYKELFDDKVFLKALRNTGIYVVFVVPCSIVLSLLLAVLLNSKIRLKGFFQALFFLPYVTSVIAIGIVWSWIFNSNYGLLNYILGIFHIEGIPWLNSPDYALWALIIFSIWKSLAFDILIFLAGLQTISPDLYHAARVDSTPKRRVFFKITVPLLSPMITYAFVMGMINAFKVYNEVFSLFNGKAGPANSAITVVYYIYDKFYNSAEYGVAAAGAVVLFAIILGLTMFQMKLRGNKAEK
- a CDS encoding carbohydrate ABC transporter permease, producing the protein MVKYIILIIGGIFTLLPFVWMISSSLKTGSEIVRIPLVLFPEYPQFNNYVMAWEAAPFARYMINTVLVSVLTTIGVLITTTLAAFAFSRLEFPGKKIVFSLLVATLMIPGEMLIITNFITITKLKWIDSYQALIVPWLSNVFYIYLLTQFFIQVPESLYLAAKVDKCSDFKYMVNIMVPINKNALVTIAILNFIGSWNSFMWPLLVTNSQNMRLLSNGLIRFQTEAGSSYELIMAASCILVMPIVLLYIFLRRHIIEGVVMGGIKG
- a CDS encoding ABC transporter substrate-binding protein, coding for MKFKKLLTGLFLTTLTAVAFTGCGQNDSGQTEATNIETEVPESESVTQSESDSSQEEAAAAQPAEIEFWHAMSGQQETTLASLTDQFNNENEYGIKVTLVNQGGYNDLNTKLTANAVADTLPDMAQAYNNWLTPYLDKVIHLDDFVANNFDNYDDIIEGYRDETSQFEFISGVPFNKSTYVYFYNKTLFDELGLTPPKAWEDLVTIGEKFKREKNMVSLGYDDLAGMLEADLNQNSVEYISKEGALFNSEGGLETIQFILDLYGNGYARLAGEDGYFSGPLSNQIIAAYVGSSTGVSYIDTSSGWELGVAPLPGNKVNAANQAGTNLVMFSTDENKQNAAWEYMKFLTSTDATLQWAMETGYLPIRTSAYESETYQSFMKTDATSTAAYSQSECFFSTPTFDGSYDVMSTVNSKMEEFILNGTEAETALEELVDAINAQVQ